The Flavobacteriales bacterium DNA window ATCCCGATTTAGAAAATCACTTTTCGGATGCACGAAGTACGGGCCGAAAAGGTTGATTTTCTTAATCGCTATGCAATGGAAAATTTTCTATTTCATAGTTTGGATTAATTTTGACTAAACCCGAAATAGTCATAAATGCACTTCAATTGCAACATCCGACCGCATGTGTTACCCCGGACGACTTCTGTTAAAGACCATGGCTTACGAATTTTGAGATTTCATGTCGGAGAATAAAGGAGAACGTTGCATCGGTGCACACTCTTGCAGGACTTTTACCGCATTGTTTGTATTGGTCTTTTCATGGCTGCCACTGCATACCATGGCCCAATTCTATCAATTTCAGAATCTGAATGTGAAGGATGGCCTTCCTTCATCCGAGGTTTACGAAATGATCCAGGATTCCAGAGGATTTATGTGGTTTGTTACCGATATGGGTGTGAGTTGGTACGATGGATACAGCTTCACGAACTTTACGACGGAAGACGGTCTGACGGACAACACAATTTTCGGAGCATATGAAGACCATCATCATCATATCTGGTTCCGGTCGTCACTGGGTAAGTTGTCCTACTTCAGTTATGAGGATCACCGCATTCATACCATCGCCACCAATGACGCATTGACAAAGACCTTGCAGAATGCCATCACCACTTCCATGTATATAGATGAGCATGATACCATATGGATGGGGACCTCCCTCCACTTTCCGGTCAGAATAGGCCCCGGACCGGAAAGACAGGTGGACACCATTCAAGTTAAGAACGATGGTGCGTATTTGTATGAAACGCATACCGGTGGGATCTTGTATGGCGGTGCTTCCTACAATAAGCTGCTTCTGAATGTATATGTCCAGGGTAAGGAAGCATACACCATCGAAACCGGAATGGAAAACTTCTTCGGACCCGGGCGTTGTGTAGTTAAAAGGTTGGGTTCGGATTATCTGGCTTCCGTTAATAATGTTTTGTTCGTGTTTAACCGCAATGGGATTATCTCGTTGAAGAAATGTGATGATAGCATTATTACCTTATTGGCGGATTCGTCGCATGTTTATGCGGGAACATTTCATGGCATGAGAACCTTTCAGCGGGATCTGCAAAGTTCAACGGATTGGTTCGAAAAGTTCGACAGGAAGGTGATCACAAAGATCTTCCTGGATGCGGAAGATGAATTATGGATGTGTACAAAAGGGCATGGTATATACTACATACCACACAGGAACTTTAGGTATTATACACCCGAGGATGGCTTGACGCCAAGTAGTATCAGTCGCATGAATCGATTCCGGAACTATGTGATTACCGGCCACCTGAGTGGGGAGATAGGTGTTCTTCAGGGTAAAAGCGTCCGCATGGTTATGCCGGAAAGGGTGAAGGAAACTTATACAGACTGGAATGAGGTTACGGATATTTTAAACATTGAAGACCGAAGGTTATATGTTGAAACCGGCCTGACCGGATATACATTTTCCCCGGAACGAAATGTTCTGAACATTTCTCCGGAGTGTGGGATCAAGAGAATGATACGTTCACGGGATGGCCATTTGATATCGATAAAATACCGGACCATGATTGAGATGGACTCATTGGGGCGGAACGAAAGATTGTTGGTTCCTTATATACCTTACTACGCGGATAATTTGTTTGAGGATAAAGAAGGGACCATCTGGGTTTGTACCATCAACGGGGTTTACACCTATAGCAAAGATGAAGGTTTCCAATATGAAGGAGATCATCATGAACACGAATTATCCGCACGCGTTGTTGAATTTGCTGAAGGAAGGCACAACGTGATGTGGATGGCCAGCCGTGGAGAAGATGAAACATCGGAAGTCTGAAGCATCTTTTCAGGCACCGGACTTTCAACTCCTCTTGTCCAATCTGCAGGCAAAGGGAAAATCCGTCAAGATCGCGGTACCCACTTTTGATGGGTTACAAATGGTTCATGTAGATGAGATTGTCAGGTGTACCGCCATGGAAAGTTATACAGAGATTCTGCTAAGCAATGGGACCAGGTTGGTTGTTTCAAAAATACTAAAGGAATACGATGACATGCTGTCTGATCTGAACTTTTTACGTGTACATAATTCCCATCTGATAAACCTGATCCATGTAGTGAAATACATCAAGGGGAATGGGGGATATGTATTGATGAGCGACGGACAGAACATAGAAGTCTCCCGGCGCCGAAAAAATGAATTGTTGAACAGGCTTACCCGCCTTCAGCTTTAGTTGGTTGTCATGGCAATAATCCGGGGAAACCCGGGGTGGAGCTGGCCTTTACTTCCCGGTCATATTCTGCAATTCATCCATGGTCATCACCTGGTAGCCCTTCGGGATTTGAAATAATGCATCTTCAACCTCATGTTCTGCAACCTTCGTGACCTTCATGACCATATGCATACCATCCTGGTTGGTTTCAAATTCGAGCGGGAAGCCATCCAACTCTGTGTAATCACGGTGTTTGGTGATGTTCAGAGCTTTGGTGTACCATATGACATTTGTGGTACCGGATTCAGCATCAGTAATAAGGGCTTTCTGGCAAGGATATCCGGCAATGGTTTTCTTTTCATTCACATATTCTACCTTCTGATCATTGGTTTTCTGCTTCTCTTTCAGGAGTTCTTCAGCGGAAAGTTTGATGGCTGTTTTCTGCCCCATCATATCCATTAATACAAAACCGGTTCCTTCTGCATTGTTGGTGACGACCACCTGGCTTCCGCCCAAAACATTTTGTTCCAGCCTGCTCATTTCCCCGCTGAAGGTCATCTTCATTTCTTTAGGAAGCACGCTGCTCATCCCTGCAACTTCTTCAGGCAGATCGATGTAATTGATGGAATAGGTTAAAGAACCCTTGAAGGTATCCTGTGCGGATAATGTGAATGGTGCAGATAGCAACCATGTAAACAATGCCAGGCATAACAGGTTGCCTGATCTGATAACGGAGGATTTGATCATTGTTTTTGTTTTTAAATGGAAAAGCAATGTAGCGAAAATATGCATCCTTAATTATAATTGGTCATCCGCTTTTTGCTTTACCGTATCGCCTTTGTTTTGTATTATTACGGGCGCACATGACAGGTTATCATTACATTAAAAGGCTTTGTGTATTTTTCTTGTTGCCAGTTCTGACCATGGGTCAGACGCCCGGCATATCCGATAATTTCTGGGGAGGTTGCGATGCGGAATATCAGAACGGCATCATGCGGGATCACCGCAGCATTTATCTGTATGGAAGCTCCAAAAGTTTTTCATGGAAGGGTGGGGGTGCATATATCATCAAAACGGATACAGCGGGGAATACCATCTGGGCGAAAATGATTGAAACACAAAAGGCGGGTGGTACTACAGATTATCGCGCGGTGTTGATGGACGATGACCACTTTATGCTGATGGGGCCCATCAATGTGAGTCCAAATTACGGCATCATGAAACTGGATACCGGCGGTAATGTGGTGAAAAGTATTGGTATGCCTCAGCAGCTGATGATCAGCAAGACCAATGATAACGGTTTGTTTGTTGCAGGAAGCTCTATCTACCGGCTGGATGGAAACCTGAATGTGATCTACCGTCAGTCCTACTATTCGTCCTTCGGATCGGATCTGACCACGGTGAATGTTACAGCGATGAAGTCAACAAGTGACGGGGGCTACATCGCCTGGGGCATTGCAAAACAAAATGTCGATTCCAAACCGTGTTTGATCCGGGCGGATAAGAACGGAGGGACGGTCTGGATCAAAACGTACAACCAGCAGGTAAAGACGTCCGGCTATCAGATCCTGGAACCTGTTCCGGACCAGTACCTGGTGAGCGGCATATCCGCTCAGAACCGTGCATTCCTGTTGTCTGTGGATGGAAGTGGGGGGATTCTCTGGAGCAAATACTACGATCGCAACGGACCTATTTATCAACAGGACATAGCGTTGACCGCAGATGGAAACGGCATCATCATGGGAGGACAAAGTGATATCCAGGACACCTCCGGATGGACCAATTATTACAGTGCTTACCGTTTAGATGCCACAGGTACGGTGATGTGGGCCAACCGTTACGAAAACGAGATCACCACTTTCGGAGAACTGTCTGTCAGTTCCGAAAGTATTCTCATGGGTGGCTCCAGTCCGGATAACCCGACGACCGACACTGCCTGGTCGAATACCGATTTCAACCTGATCCGCGTTGAACTGAATGGAAGCTCCGCAGTGCCTTATAAGCCTATCAGTATTTCAGGGTTGAATTTTATCACCGACACGATCGTGGATTCGCTGGTCAGTACGTTTCAGTTTTTTTCCGTTACGCCGGTGCAGATGACTTCAACGGATGTGGCGATCAGTTTTGACAGCACGGATTGTTCCACCGTCGGGATTCCGGAGGAGAAGACGTCTGATCATCCGGTCCTTTTTCCGAATCCTATGGGTGCTTCGTCCAGATTATTTTTTCCAGGGAATGATCCTGTTGTTAACGCCTGGAGGATATTTTCCATGAACGGTCAGCTGCTCCGCGAGATGTCTGTTACCGATCCGAACAACATCATCATTGAACGGGAGGATATGCCTGCCGGGGTGTACGTGGTGGAGGTGAAGGGAGATGGCGGTTTTGTTGGAAGGGTGAAGTTGGTGATAAAGTAAATCCACGATATCGAAGGTTTTCCTGTATCTGATGCATTCAACATTCTGACAACATTTTGAAGCGCAGATAAGTTTTACGCATCTCGTTATTTCAA harbors:
- a CDS encoding DUF4412 domain-containing protein; its protein translation is MIKSSVIRSGNLLCLALFTWLLSAPFTLSAQDTFKGSLTYSINYIDLPEEVAGMSSVLPKEMKMTFSGEMSRLEQNVLGGSQVVVTNNAEGTGFVLMDMMGQKTAIKLSAEELLKEKQKTNDQKVEYVNEKKTIAGYPCQKALITDAESGTTNVIWYTKALNITKHRDYTELDGFPLEFETNQDGMHMVMKVTKVAEHEVEDALFQIPKGYQVMTMDELQNMTGK
- a CDS encoding T9SS type A sorting domain-containing protein, whose protein sequence is MGQTPGISDNFWGGCDAEYQNGIMRDHRSIYLYGSSKSFSWKGGGAYIIKTDTAGNTIWAKMIETQKAGGTTDYRAVLMDDDHFMLMGPINVSPNYGIMKLDTGGNVVKSIGMPQQLMISKTNDNGLFVAGSSIYRLDGNLNVIYRQSYYSSFGSDLTTVNVTAMKSTSDGGYIAWGIAKQNVDSKPCLIRADKNGGTVWIKTYNQQVKTSGYQILEPVPDQYLVSGISAQNRAFLLSVDGSGGILWSKYYDRNGPIYQQDIALTADGNGIIMGGQSDIQDTSGWTNYYSAYRLDATGTVMWANRYENEITTFGELSVSSESILMGGSSPDNPTTDTAWSNTDFNLIRVELNGSSAVPYKPISISGLNFITDTIVDSLVSTFQFFSVTPVQMTSTDVAISFDSTDCSTVGIPEEKTSDHPVLFPNPMGASSRLFFPGNDPVVNAWRIFSMNGQLLREMSVTDPNNIIIEREDMPAGVYVVEVKGDGGFVGRVKLVIK
- a CDS encoding LytTR family transcriptional regulator, giving the protein MKHRKSEASFQAPDFQLLLSNLQAKGKSVKIAVPTFDGLQMVHVDEIVRCTAMESYTEILLSNGTRLVVSKILKEYDDMLSDLNFLRVHNSHLINLIHVVKYIKGNGGYVLMSDGQNIEVSRRRKNELLNRLTRLQL